The following proteins are co-located in the Apis mellifera strain DH4 linkage group LG9, Amel_HAv3.1, whole genome shotgun sequence genome:
- the LOC100576864 gene encoding myosin-2 heavy chain isoform X1: protein MMSDSDDTDVLLLIPPDLFLVPSSSESDISSDRMKTNYSSKKTGVISELVEHMQSLESRISAIESKDTSLDVTFLNNSLDSQIENNSVAKFRQTLPKTKLSVSENCSLQNTPIKPRQSLSVPSTPNGNSLPNHINFCQNDINLGNHLFVSTATNVTNANKHDENKHGTLISQSSVVVSSACNVGFPHVNVTSSGGKTYSHPVNCRNTDNIYVKPSVNQLRSIPSTSTLPSTTEQPQSSSKTNIPEMELSEVDELLQEMEATELELSKRINRVSMHHCLKEQNNVLINDSNDTFKKGYNNIYKNSVNRRLEFKTQDSNECHDVLSIKSNKKSDIFADISLPYCDSFHINETDKMISEFKTWEQSQVSKSGEVEHTDTNLSSIDKSIAKANDVQNKEISTQQISLSIDNVNNMNSMNVHNTEICNMHKKTDASLHDESTQCNTATSTKGTEYNVLHLPEPYKSLQQQNGNLEHIKQTCDAPLVRNIAHASTNTDFLSRRTLANPRLLSLSDFWENNGNKTQEEIHRIKLEEEKFRREHCEHLIQELQKRLLEQQEKVAVALRVDNEKNELIAQFHNAWSKLKQRVHILENEYSALQTNFKNVIEKHQLEISEFQLQIKRCEGELSKALDLAAGYKEKNDIAMKEKVELLKNHADELENYKSFVQEAENRYEKLKMEYDKLLEKNQQSEETLKTLQQELGKERLKGGEVRNEMDVIHKALDTCEAELIVLRQEKENLQLKVREENGRNSILEQKNVALLSTLDDVKKAEKLARDETRFLTEQKEKIRCELQEIYQKQVDEVVKVKLQEFQTQLDVAESEFLEELKTRQQVIAECAARKIKDIIDKHKLEINLLEEKHKEEKRLCELQLAEALQKSSFLESQLNSQRATKSQLAEQLHSVMQNQWQQALQIISGGNMENLTPLQKIHAEKLFELRSPKKSESMPNCYTKISQEPIKLTSHVSDIRKFCDQNECMNTSIDETPLSSRKESKDDLRKYVKMIAEMQKANEEFSKITGSISSPSLTCREVPRKHYLRKECDIRDENHIEWQSVSKETSEFIPISQKISIKGEQQKIKPPWK, encoded by the exons ATGATGAGTGATTCTGATGATACAGATGTTTTGCTCTTAATTCCACCTGACCTATTCCTTGTACCGTCATCTTCAGAATCTGATATTAGTTCTGATCgaatgaaaacaaattatagTAGTAAAAAAACTGGAGTAATATCAGAACTTGTGGAGCATATGCAATCATTAGAAAGCAGAATTTCTGCTATTGAATCCAAAGACACTAGTTTAGATGTtacttttctaaataattcattggattcacaaattgaaaataattcagttGCCAAATTTAGGCAGACATTACCTAAAACTAAACTTTCTGTAAGTGAGAACTGTAGCTTACAAAACACACCTATAAAACCTCGTCAATCCTTATCTGTTCCATCAACCCCTAATGGTAATTCATTGCCAaaccatattaatttttgtcaaaatGATATAAACTTGGGCAATCATCTTTTCGTGTCTACGGCTACTAACGTAACTAATGCTAATAAACATGATGAAAATAAGCATGGTACTTTAATATCCCAATCCTCTGTGGTGGTTTCTTCTGCTTGCAATGTGGGTTTTCCGCATGTTAATGTTACATCTTCTGGAGGGAAAACTTATTCTCATCCAGTTAATTGTAGAAATacagataatatatatgttaagcCTTCTGTCAATCAATTGCGTTCAATACCATCTACCTCAACTTTACCTAGCACAACAGAACAACCACAATCAAGTTCTAAAACTAACATACCAGAAATGGAACTCTCTGAAGTTGATGAATTACTTCAAGAGATGGAGGCTACTGAATTAGAATTGTCAAAAAGGATAAACAGGGTTTCTATGCACCATTGTCTTAAGGaacaaaataatgtattaattaatgatagtaATGACACttttaaaaaaggatataataatatatataaaaattctgtaaATCGACGATTGGAATTTAAAACACAAGATTCAAATGAATGTCATGatgttttatcaataaaatctaataaaaaatctgataTCTTTGCTGATATATCCTTACCATACTGTGATTCATTCCATATAAATGAGACTGATAAAATGATCTCAGAATTTAAAACATGGGAACAAAGTCAAGTTTCAAAGAGTGGAGAAGTAGAACACACAGATACAAATTTAAGCAGTATTGATAAATCAATTGCAAAAGCAAATGATGTACAAAATAAGGAAATAAGTACTCAACAAATCTCTTTAAGTAtagataatgtaaataatatgaattcaaTGAATGTGCATAATActgaaatatgtaatatgcaTAAAAAGACAGATGCTTCATTGCATGATGAATCAACACAATGCAATACTGCAACATCAACAAAAGGTACAGAATATAATGTATTGCATTTGCCAGAACCTTACAAAAGTTTACAACaacaaaatggaaatttagaaCATATAAAACAAACATGTGATGCACCACTTGTTAGAAATATTGCTCATGCCTCAACAAATACAGATTTTTTATCaag aaGAACTTTAGCAAATCCCAGACTTTTGTCATTATCAGATTTTTGGGAAAATAATGGTAACAAAACACAAGAAGAAATacatagaattaaattagaagaagaaaaatttcgacgagAG cattGTGAACATTTAATTCAAGAACTCCAAAAACGATTGTTAGAACAACAAGAAAAAGTTGCAGTAGCGCTTAGAGtagataatgaaaagaatgaGTTAATAGCACAATTTCATAATGCATGgtctaaattaaaacaaagagtgcatatattggaaaatgaaTACAGTGCtttacaaacaaattttaaaaatgtaatagaaAAACATCAATTAGAGATTTCagaatttcaattacaaattaaacgaTGTGAAGGCGAATTATCAAAAGCTTTAGATCTTGCAGCCGgatataaggaaaaaaatgatattgcaatgaaagaaaaagtagaattattaaaaaatcatgccgacgaattggaaaattataaatcatttgtaCAAGAAGCGGAAAatagatatgaaaaattgaaaatggaatatgataaattattagaaaaaaatcaacaatcTGAAGAAACATTAAAGACTCTTCAACAAGAATTAGGAAAGGAACGATTAAAAGGTGGAGAAGTTAGAAATGAAATGGATGTTATTCATAAAGCATTAGATACTTGTGAGGCTGAATTGATTGTACTtagacaagaaaaagaaaacttacAATTGAAAGTAAGAGAAGAAAATggtagaaattcaattttagaaCAAAAGAATGTGGCGTTACTTTCAACTCTTGATGATGTCAAAAAAGCTgag aaattagcTAGAGACGAAACAAGATTTCTTACagagcaaaaagaaaaaattaggtgtgaattacaagaaatttatcaaaaacaaGTTGATGAAGTAGTAAAAGTTAAATTGCAAGAGTTTCAAACTCAACTTGATGTTGCTGAATCAGAATTTCTTGAGGAATTAAAAACTAGACAACAAGTTATTGCTGAATGTGCagctagaaaaattaaagatattatagataa gcataaattagaaataaatttattggaagaaaaacataaagaagaaaaaagactaTGTGAGCTTCAATTAGCAGAAGCTTTACAGAAGTCGTCGTTCTTAGAATCGCAACTTAATTCTCAACGTGCTACTAAATCTCAGCTTGCAGAACAACTTCACTCAGTAATGCAAAATCAATGGCAACAAgctttacaaattatatcag gtggaaatatggaaaatttgacaccacttcaaaaaattcatgctgaaaaattattcgaattaagaaGTCCGAAAAAATCTGAATCGATGCCAAATTGTTATACAAAGATTTCTCAAGAACCAATAAAATTAACTTCGCACGTATCAGATATAAGAAAGTTTTGTGATCAAAATGAATGTATGAATACATCAATTGATGAAACTCCATTAAGTAGTagaaaagaatcaaaagaTGATCTCCGAAAATATGTGAAAATG attgcTGAAATGCAGAAAGCaaatgaagaattttcaaaaattacggGAAGTATTTCTAGTCCATCTTTAACATGTAGAGAAGTACCAAGAAAACATTATTTGAGAAAGGAATGTGATATTAGAGATGAAAATCATATTGAATGGCAATCTGTATcaaaa GAAACTAGTGAATTCATTCCAATCTCACAAAAGATATCCATAAAAGGAGAGCAACAGAAAATTAAACCTCCATGGAAATGA
- the LOC100576864 gene encoding myosin-2 heavy chain isoform X2, with amino-acid sequence MELSEVDELLQEMEATELELSKRINRVSMHHCLKEQNNVLINDSNDTFKKGYNNIYKNSVNRRLEFKTQDSNECHDVLSIKSNKKSDIFADISLPYCDSFHINETDKMISEFKTWEQSQVSKSGEVEHTDTNLSSIDKSIAKANDVQNKEISTQQISLSIDNVNNMNSMNVHNTEICNMHKKTDASLHDESTQCNTATSTKGTEYNVLHLPEPYKSLQQQNGNLEHIKQTCDAPLVRNIAHASTNTDFLSRRTLANPRLLSLSDFWENNGNKTQEEIHRIKLEEEKFRREHCEHLIQELQKRLLEQQEKVAVALRVDNEKNELIAQFHNAWSKLKQRVHILENEYSALQTNFKNVIEKHQLEISEFQLQIKRCEGELSKALDLAAGYKEKNDIAMKEKVELLKNHADELENYKSFVQEAENRYEKLKMEYDKLLEKNQQSEETLKTLQQELGKERLKGGEVRNEMDVIHKALDTCEAELIVLRQEKENLQLKVREENGRNSILEQKNVALLSTLDDVKKAEKLARDETRFLTEQKEKIRCELQEIYQKQVDEVVKVKLQEFQTQLDVAESEFLEELKTRQQVIAECAARKIKDIIDKHKLEINLLEEKHKEEKRLCELQLAEALQKSSFLESQLNSQRATKSQLAEQLHSVMQNQWQQALQIISGGNMENLTPLQKIHAEKLFELRSPKKSESMPNCYTKISQEPIKLTSHVSDIRKFCDQNECMNTSIDETPLSSRKESKDDLRKYVKMIAEMQKANEEFSKITGSISSPSLTCREVPRKHYLRKECDIRDENHIEWQSVSKETSEFIPISQKISIKGEQQKIKPPWK; translated from the exons ATGGAACTCTCTGAAGTTGATGAATTACTTCAAGAGATGGAGGCTACTGAATTAGAATTGTCAAAAAGGATAAACAGGGTTTCTATGCACCATTGTCTTAAGGaacaaaataatgtattaattaatgatagtaATGACACttttaaaaaaggatataataatatatataaaaattctgtaaATCGACGATTGGAATTTAAAACACAAGATTCAAATGAATGTCATGatgttttatcaataaaatctaataaaaaatctgataTCTTTGCTGATATATCCTTACCATACTGTGATTCATTCCATATAAATGAGACTGATAAAATGATCTCAGAATTTAAAACATGGGAACAAAGTCAAGTTTCAAAGAGTGGAGAAGTAGAACACACAGATACAAATTTAAGCAGTATTGATAAATCAATTGCAAAAGCAAATGATGTACAAAATAAGGAAATAAGTACTCAACAAATCTCTTTAAGTAtagataatgtaaataatatgaattcaaTGAATGTGCATAATActgaaatatgtaatatgcaTAAAAAGACAGATGCTTCATTGCATGATGAATCAACACAATGCAATACTGCAACATCAACAAAAGGTACAGAATATAATGTATTGCATTTGCCAGAACCTTACAAAAGTTTACAACaacaaaatggaaatttagaaCATATAAAACAAACATGTGATGCACCACTTGTTAGAAATATTGCTCATGCCTCAACAAATACAGATTTTTTATCaag aaGAACTTTAGCAAATCCCAGACTTTTGTCATTATCAGATTTTTGGGAAAATAATGGTAACAAAACACAAGAAGAAATacatagaattaaattagaagaagaaaaatttcgacgagAG cattGTGAACATTTAATTCAAGAACTCCAAAAACGATTGTTAGAACAACAAGAAAAAGTTGCAGTAGCGCTTAGAGtagataatgaaaagaatgaGTTAATAGCACAATTTCATAATGCATGgtctaaattaaaacaaagagtgcatatattggaaaatgaaTACAGTGCtttacaaacaaattttaaaaatgtaatagaaAAACATCAATTAGAGATTTCagaatttcaattacaaattaaacgaTGTGAAGGCGAATTATCAAAAGCTTTAGATCTTGCAGCCGgatataaggaaaaaaatgatattgcaatgaaagaaaaagtagaattattaaaaaatcatgccgacgaattggaaaattataaatcatttgtaCAAGAAGCGGAAAatagatatgaaaaattgaaaatggaatatgataaattattagaaaaaaatcaacaatcTGAAGAAACATTAAAGACTCTTCAACAAGAATTAGGAAAGGAACGATTAAAAGGTGGAGAAGTTAGAAATGAAATGGATGTTATTCATAAAGCATTAGATACTTGTGAGGCTGAATTGATTGTACTtagacaagaaaaagaaaacttacAATTGAAAGTAAGAGAAGAAAATggtagaaattcaattttagaaCAAAAGAATGTGGCGTTACTTTCAACTCTTGATGATGTCAAAAAAGCTgag aaattagcTAGAGACGAAACAAGATTTCTTACagagcaaaaagaaaaaattaggtgtgaattacaagaaatttatcaaaaacaaGTTGATGAAGTAGTAAAAGTTAAATTGCAAGAGTTTCAAACTCAACTTGATGTTGCTGAATCAGAATTTCTTGAGGAATTAAAAACTAGACAACAAGTTATTGCTGAATGTGCagctagaaaaattaaagatattatagataa gcataaattagaaataaatttattggaagaaaaacataaagaagaaaaaagactaTGTGAGCTTCAATTAGCAGAAGCTTTACAGAAGTCGTCGTTCTTAGAATCGCAACTTAATTCTCAACGTGCTACTAAATCTCAGCTTGCAGAACAACTTCACTCAGTAATGCAAAATCAATGGCAACAAgctttacaaattatatcag gtggaaatatggaaaatttgacaccacttcaaaaaattcatgctgaaaaattattcgaattaagaaGTCCGAAAAAATCTGAATCGATGCCAAATTGTTATACAAAGATTTCTCAAGAACCAATAAAATTAACTTCGCACGTATCAGATATAAGAAAGTTTTGTGATCAAAATGAATGTATGAATACATCAATTGATGAAACTCCATTAAGTAGTagaaaagaatcaaaagaTGATCTCCGAAAATATGTGAAAATG attgcTGAAATGCAGAAAGCaaatgaagaattttcaaaaattacggGAAGTATTTCTAGTCCATCTTTAACATGTAGAGAAGTACCAAGAAAACATTATTTGAGAAAGGAATGTGATATTAGAGATGAAAATCATATTGAATGGCAATCTGTATcaaaa GAAACTAGTGAATTCATTCCAATCTCACAAAAGATATCCATAAAAGGAGAGCAACAGAAAATTAAACCTCCATGGAAATGA